The Glycine soja cultivar W05 chromosome 8, ASM419377v2, whole genome shotgun sequence genome has a window encoding:
- the LOC114424128 gene encoding uncharacterized protein LOC114424128, translating to MSHNESGSATVGTNSEEDFDDDDYLISNSYVKDSSDEDEDIDEMSDTDDEAARLIEPLTIVQSGEGGSQTPFWDSASHYSNINWSHPDQEEICGLDMGSNFNMGQELYVGMIKEDPSLKISLIQERINGMFNYNISYRKVWKAKQKAITIEYGNWDESYVVLPSWPKHMQNHSPGSYYQICDDDFVVGNTVSREHRQFHRVFWTFSQCKEAFKYCKPVIQVDGTFMYGKYRGTLLIATTQDGNSHVLPLAFGVVEGETLTAWSWFLAHLLEHVTDKDGICLISDRYASIKSAVANEALGWQPPHAYHVYCMRHIASNFNHKFQNGKQKEMLKKLGYTPCKHIFDRNFDKFFELSPPVKAWIGKISKEKWTMTHDKEGRRYGHMTTNLSECVNKVFKGCHNVPITALVKSTYSRCRKYFVDRGRQAQREIRDGQIYCSHVMKKLRENQEKACSHIVRTYDIQRTIFEVEEAFDPMTQRGGHKWAVNLNERYCQCGQFTTYHYPCSHIIVACGTVSINFYQYIDVVYTNDYILRAYSAQWWPLGNDDAIVPSDEPWTLVPDPSFIRDKKGRPRSIRLRNEMDWREPSQSRYKCGRCGTVGHNRRYCPLQSQQGSC from the exons ATGTCTCACAATGAATCTGGTAGTGCAACAGTTGGAACAAATTCAgaagaagattttgatgatgatgattatttaatatctaattCATACGTTAAGGACTCATCAGATGAAGATGAGGATATTGATGAAATGTCTGACACAGATGATGAAGCTGCCCGTTTGATCGAACCACTTACAATTGTGCAATCGGGAGAAG gtgGAAGTCAGACTCCATTCTGGGATTCTGCTTCTCACTATAGTAATATTAATTGGAGTCATCCTGACCAAGAAGAAATTTGCGGTTTAGATATGGGATCAAATTTTAATATGggtcaagaattatatgttg ggaTGATCAAAGAAGATCCGTCACTTAagatttctttgattcaagagagaATCAATGGAATGTTTAATTACAACATTTCTTACAGGAAAGTGTGGAAGGCAAAACAAAAGGCAATAACAATTGAATATGGCAACTGGGATGAGTCTTATGTCGTTCTTCCGTCATGGCCgaaacacatgcaaaatcattcacCAGGATCGTATTATCAAATTTGTGATGATGATTTTGTTGTTGGCAATACTGTCAGTCGTGAACACCGACAGTTCCATCGAGTCTTTTGGACCTTCAgtcaatgcaaagaggcttttaaaTATTGCAAACCAGTCATACAAGTTGATGGTACTTTCATGTATGGGAAGTATCGCGGGACGCTGTTAATTGCAACAACACAAGATGGAAATAGTCATGTTCTTCCGCTTGCATTTGGTGTGGTTGAGGGAGAAACATTaacagcgtggtcatggtttttggcacacttgcttGAACATGTCACAGACAAAGATGGTATATGTCTCATTTCTGATCGTTATGCAAGTATAAAGTCAGCTGTTGCGAATGAAGCACTTGGGTGGCAACCTCCTCACGCGTATCATGTGTATTGCATGCGCCACATTGCAAGCAATTTTAATCACAAGTTTCAGAATGGGAAACAAAaggaaatgttaaaaaaattag GATACACCCCGTGTAAGCATATTTTTgatagaaattttgataaattttttgagCTGAGTCCCCCAGTAAAAGCATGGATTGGGAAgatctcaaaagaaaaatggacaATGACACATGACAAAGAAGGCCGTAGATACGGTCATATGACAACCAATCTATCGGAATGtgtaaataaagtttttaaggGATGTCACAATGTACCAATAACTGCCCTTGTGAAgtcaacatatagtaggtgtcgaaagtatTTTGTTGATCGCGGTCGTCAAGCACAAAGGGAAATACGCGATGGTCAAATATATTGCTCACACGTCATGAAAAAACTTCGGGAAAATCAAGAAAAGGCTTGTTCTCACATTGTTCGGACATATGATATTCAGAGAACAATATTTGAGGTTGAGGAGGCTTTCGACCCTATGACTCAACGAGGTGGACATAaatgggcagttaacttgaatgagCGCTACTGCCAATGTGGACAATTTACTACTTACCACTATCCGTGCTCTCATATCATTGTTGCGTGTGGTACTGTTAGCATCAATTTCtatcaatatatagatgttgtgtaCACAAATGACTACATATTACGTgcttactccgcacaatggtggcctcttgggaatgacgATGCGATTGTCCCATCTGATGAGCCGTGGACACTTGTGCCTGATCCAAGTTTTATTCGTGACAAAAAAGGAAGGCCAAGATCAATACGATTAAGAAATGAAATGGATTGGAGGGAGCCATCGCAAAGTCGATACAAGTGTGGGAGATGTGGGACAGTAGGACACAACCGGCGTTATTGTCCATTGCAATCTCAACAAGGCAGTTGTTGA